From a single Salvelinus sp. IW2-2015 linkage group LG22, ASM291031v2, whole genome shotgun sequence genomic region:
- the LOC111982816 gene encoding dehydrogenase/reductase SDR family member 13 isoform X1 — protein MAVFLLLAGVVVVGYVIFHNIFVKGAVCKSNVKLHGKTVIVTGSNTGIGKMTALDLARRGARVILACRNKQRAEAALASIKRESGSNEVVFMHLDLGSLKSVRSFAETFLKTERRLDLLINNAGIYMQGSTEDGLGMMFGVNYIGHFLLTNLLLDRLKECGPSRVVNVASLGHNFGKIDFNCLSTHKELGVGKSATDVFNIYCNSKLCNVVFTHELAKRLKDTNVTCYSLHPGIIETELGRYANSVFLMLLKPISMLFFKNSVAGSQTTLHCALQEGLEPLSGRYFSNCTVRNLYPKARDDAVAKKLWEVSESLCGLL, from the exons ATGGCTGTGTTTCTTCTTTTGGCTGGAGTGGTAGTGGTGGGCTATGTGATTTTTCATAATATCTTTGTCAAAGGGGCAGTATGCAAGAGCAATGTGAAACTGCATGGGAAAACTGTAATTGTAACAG GAAGTAACACAGGCATAGGGAAGATGACAGCGCTAGATCTGGCCAGGAGAGGTGCCAGGGTCATCCTGGCCTGCCGCAACAAACAGAGAGCGGAGGCCGCTCTCGCTAGCAtcaagagg GAGAGTGGGAGCAATGAGGTGGTGTTCATGCATCTGGATCTGGGCAGTCTGAAGTCTGTTCGCTCCTTTGCTGAAACCTTCCTAAAGACTGAGCGCAGATTGGACCTGCTCATCAACAATGCAG GTATTTACATGCAGGGCAGCACAGAAGACGGCTTGGGCATGATGTTTGGTGTCAACTACATCGGTCACTTCCTGTTGACCAACCTGCTTCTGGACCGTCTGAAGGAGTGTGGTCCGAGTCGAGTGGTCAACGTGGCGTCCTTGGGCCATAATTTTGGCAAAATTGATTTCAACTGCTTGAGCACTCACAAGGAGTTAGGTGTTGGCAAGTCTGCAACGGATGTCTTTAACATCTATTGCAACAGCAAGCTGTGTAACGTTGTCTTCACCCATGAGCTGGCCAAGAGACTGAAGGACACAAACGTTACCTGCTACAGCCTCCACCCTG GTATAATCGAAACTGAGCTGGGCCGTTACGCCAACTCTGTATTTTTAATGCTGTTGAAGCCCATCTCCATGTTGTTCTTCAAGAACTCTGTGGCGGGGTCTCAGACCACCCTGCACTGTGCcctgcaggagggcctggagCCCCTCTCTGGACGCTACTTCTCTAACTGTACAGTGAGGAACCTCTATCCTAAGGCCAGAGATGACGCGGTGGCCAAGAAGCTATGGGAAGTCAGTGAGAGTCTGTGTGGACTCCTGTGA
- the LOC111982816 gene encoding dehydrogenase/reductase SDR family member 13 isoform X2 produces MTALDLARRGARVILACRNKQRAEAALASIKRESGSNEVVFMHLDLGSLKSVRSFAETFLKTERRLDLLINNAGIYMQGSTEDGLGMMFGVNYIGHFLLTNLLLDRLKECGPSRVVNVASLGHNFGKIDFNCLSTHKELGVGKSATDVFNIYCNSKLCNVVFTHELAKRLKDTNVTCYSLHPGIIETELGRYANSVFLMLLKPISMLFFKNSVAGSQTTLHCALQEGLEPLSGRYFSNCTVRNLYPKARDDAVAKKLWEVSESLCGLL; encoded by the exons ATGACAGCGCTAGATCTGGCCAGGAGAGGTGCCAGGGTCATCCTGGCCTGCCGCAACAAACAGAGAGCGGAGGCCGCTCTCGCTAGCAtcaagagg GAGAGTGGGAGCAATGAGGTGGTGTTCATGCATCTGGATCTGGGCAGTCTGAAGTCTGTTCGCTCCTTTGCTGAAACCTTCCTAAAGACTGAGCGCAGATTGGACCTGCTCATCAACAATGCAG GTATTTACATGCAGGGCAGCACAGAAGACGGCTTGGGCATGATGTTTGGTGTCAACTACATCGGTCACTTCCTGTTGACCAACCTGCTTCTGGACCGTCTGAAGGAGTGTGGTCCGAGTCGAGTGGTCAACGTGGCGTCCTTGGGCCATAATTTTGGCAAAATTGATTTCAACTGCTTGAGCACTCACAAGGAGTTAGGTGTTGGCAAGTCTGCAACGGATGTCTTTAACATCTATTGCAACAGCAAGCTGTGTAACGTTGTCTTCACCCATGAGCTGGCCAAGAGACTGAAGGACACAAACGTTACCTGCTACAGCCTCCACCCTG GTATAATCGAAACTGAGCTGGGCCGTTACGCCAACTCTGTATTTTTAATGCTGTTGAAGCCCATCTCCATGTTGTTCTTCAAGAACTCTGTGGCGGGGTCTCAGACCACCCTGCACTGTGCcctgcaggagggcctggagCCCCTCTCTGGACGCTACTTCTCTAACTGTACAGTGAGGAACCTCTATCCTAAGGCCAGAGATGACGCGGTGGCCAAGAAGCTATGGGAAGTCAGTGAGAGTCTGTGTGGACTCCTGTGA
- the LOC111949588 gene encoding PHD finger protein 12 isoform X2 has protein sequence MLPPGDWMCHRCNVRRKKREQKAERTNGLLERERLLSKRSSPAAELERGTTTITTTTLRLDRLPPGVGAAGPGLRVAAVHLERLERLERRASSRPGTPTSNTSSTDTDTPSEEQNEADEEMAKAEEEVEAQGSESEQATTTPTPTPRLLKRPFQLLIAAAMERNPSQFQLPNELTCTTALPGSSKRRRKEELIMKTFRRPQHEMDPNGLVPLPVRVCFSCTRSCRMAPLVQCDYCPLLFHMDCLDPPLTAMPTGRWMCPNHMEHLVLNQRSLSLTSRCQLLDQFQDRISQHAVKVGFLRRVHRQNPPVRSGVHHKTKALKVPDAIKSQYKNPPAILAPAGVRNGELICNGVPSQDCSPQHFTSQAEQQEWLRDVISLQCSIMRHLSGKQKSSSDWHSEQTNKEQKDIKPCVALEENSSLPLAERTASALPAPCSKPCSTSDGPQGAQVLKGLSQGQESCSCPVRPCQNCLKCRKPNGPLTEQPVQANGPVVCNTASEACKQTELQLHRLTPPAPLPTSALGLPNHLRGGLEVKTGKGSHLESCTQKGCPPSSLTCAATGQDIKSQAHGTPPGMAGTQANPLSCCSELKLCPTPTPGVHVFTPPRAIKDSSTARQPTTTPPGFSPGTDLKGSSMFPSSLFPLIADLSGGMKAVMEGDGEIELSKLDEELVKLLAWQRIQQLFPHKAPPVPQGSCVTASPLPTTTVALKPQSPAPCTEEEQKVQARATFYPLMGKGGAINMSYRTLYIGAGADMDVCLTNYGHCNYVSGKHACIFYDGNTKHYELLNYSEHGTTVDNVLYSCDFSEKASPSPVSGLVSKVQGIVRHCKMREQEEGAEAVPSPRTGLIPSGGVMSCQPQGGPRSSCNCKASSSSLIGGSGAGWEGTALLHHGSYIKLGCMQFVFSIVEFASKQSKEEGNTGTANTTPANTTPNQEGADKQTIKLHQLQLCAKAQTLPFSSIPSQT, from the exons ATGCTGCCCCCTGGTGACTGGATGTGTCATCGCTGCAATGTCCGTAGAAAG AAGCGGGAGCAGAAGGCTGAGCGGACAAATGGCctgctggagagggagaggctcCTCTCCAAGCGCTCCTCCCCTGCAGCTGAACTGGAGCGGGGTACCACCACTATTACCACCACCACGCTGCGTCTGGACAGGCTACCACCCGGGGTCGGAGCAGCTGGACCCGGCCTGCGGGTGGCTGCCGTGCATCTCGAGCGTCTGGAGCGCCTTGAGCGGCGTGCCAGCAGCCGTCCTGGCACTCCCACTTCCAACACCTCTTCCACGGACACGGACACCCCCTCGGAGGAGCAGAACGAGGCAGACGAGGAGATGGCCAaggcagaggaggaggtggaggcccAGGGCTCAGAATCTGAGCAAGCCACCACTACCCCTACCCCCACACCACGGCTCCTCAAGAGGCCCTTCCAGCTGCTCATCGCCGCCGCCATGGAGCGGAACCCCTCGCAGTTCCAGCTGCCCAACGAACTCACCTGCACCACAGCACTGCCAGGCAGCAGTAAacggaggaggaaagaggagctgATCATGAAGACTTTCAGAAGGCCACAGCATGAGATGGACCCCAACGGCCTCGTTCCTCTGCCAGTCAGGGTGTGCTTCTCCTGCACCAG GAGCTGCAGAATGGCGCCCCTGGTTCAGTGTGACTATTGCCCCCTGCTCTTCCACATGGACTGCCTGGACCCCCCACTTACTGCCATGCCCACAGGCAGGTGGATGTGCCCCAACCATATGGAGCACTTGGTG CTGAACCAGAGGAGCCTGTCCCTTACCAGTCGCTGCCAGCTCTTAGACCAGTTCCAGGATAGGATATCCCAGCATGCCGTCAAGGTGGGCTTCCTGCGACGGGTCCACCGACAGAACCCCCCTGTCCGCAGCGGTGTCCACCACAAAACGAAGGCGCTCAAG GTGCCTGACGCTATTAAATCCCAGTACAAGAACCCCCCGGCCATTTTGGCTCCTGCAGGGGTGCGTAACGGGGAGCTGATCTGTAATGGTGTCCCATCCCAGGACTGCTCCCCTCAGCATTTTACCAGCCAGGCGGAGCAACAGGAG TGGCTTCGAGACGTCATCTCGCTGCAGTGCAGCATCATGCGACATTTATCTGGCAAGCAGAAGTCCTCGTCAGACTGGCACTCTGAACAGACAAACAAGGAACAGAAAGACATTAAGCCCTGTGTAGCCCTAGAGGAGAACAGCTCTCTGCCCCTTGCAGAAAGGACAGCTTCAGCCCTGCCTGCCCCCTGCTCTAAGCCCTGCAGTACATCTGATGGCCCCCAGGGGGCCCAGGTACTGAAGGGTCTCTCGCAAGGCCAGGAGAGCTGCAGCTGCCCGGTGAGGCCCTGTCAGAACTGTCTAAAGTGCAGGAAACCCAACGGGCCCCTGACTGAGCAGCCTGTGCAAGCCAACGGACCGGTAGTGTGTAACACTGCCTCTGAGGCCTGCAAACAGACAGAGCTCCAGCTGCACAGACTCACCCCCCCAGCCCCACTCCCAACCTCTGCTCTGGGGCTGCCAAACCACCTGAGAGGAGGGCTGGAGGTTAAAACTGGGAAGGGCAGCCACCTAGAGTCTTGCACCCAGAAAGGTTGTCCACCTTCCTCTTTGACGTGTGCAGCCACAGGGCAGGACATAAAGAGCCAGGCCCACGGGACTCCTCCAGGCATGGCAGGGACTCAGGCCAACCCTCTGAGCTGCTGCAGTGAGCTGAAGCTctgccccacccccaccccaggtGTCCATGTCTTCACCCCACCCAGAGCCATCAAAGACTCCAGCACAGCAAGACAGCCTACCACCACACCTCCCGGTTTCTCCCCAGGGACAGATCTTAAGGGCAGCTCCATGTTCCCCAGCTCTCTCTTCCCCTTAATAGCAGACCTGTCTGGTGGCATGAAGGCTGTGATGGAAGGGGATGGAG AGATCGAACTGAGTAAACTGGATGAGGAGTTGGTCAAACTCCTGGCCTGGCAGAGGATACAGCAGCTGTTCCCCCACAAAGCACCCCCAGTCCCCCAAGGCAGCTGTGTAACCGCTTCCCCTCTTCCCACCACCACCGTCGCCCTCAAACCTCAATCTCCCGCGCCGTGCACAGAGG AAGAACAGAAGGTGCAGGCGAGAGCAACGTTCTATCCActcatggggaagggaggagccATCAACATGTCTTATAGGACCCTGTACATAGGAGCTG GTGCTGACATGGATGTGTGCCTTACAAACTATGGTCATTGTAATTATGTATCTGGAAAACACGCCTGCATCTTTTATGACGGG AACACCAAGCACTACGAGCTGCTCAACTACAGTGAGCATGGGACCACGGTGGACAATGTACTCTACTCCTGTGACTTCTCTGAGAAGGCATCCCCCAGCCCGGTTAGTGGCCTGGTCTCCAAAGTGCAGGGCATTGTCC GCCATTGTAAgatgagagagcaggaggagggggcTGAGGCAGTACCCAGCCCCAGGACTGGCCTGATTCCATCAGGGGGAGTGATGAGTTGCCAGCCCCAGGGAGGACCCAGG agctcctgcAACTGCAAAGCCAGCAGTTCCAGCCTGATCGGTGGCAGTGGGGCCGGCTGGGAGGGCACAGCGCTGCTCCACCATGGCAGCTACATCAAACTGGGCTGCATGCAGTTTGTCTTCAGCATTGTTGAGTTCGCCAGTAAGCAGTCCAAAGAAGAGGGAAACACTGGCACTGCCAATACCACCCCCGCCAATACCACCCCCAACCAAGAGGGGGCAGACAAACAGACTATCAAACTCCACCAATTGCAACTCTGTGCCAAAGCCCAAACTCTCCCTTTCTCATCTATTCCCAGTCAAACCTAA
- the LOC111949588 gene encoding PHD finger protein 12 isoform X1 — protein MWDKMETPTIVYDLDTSGGLMEQIQTLLAPPKSEDGEKRSRRSERDVRRKSRATNHDTCDSCHEGGDLLCCDHCPAAFHLQCCNPPLSEEMLPPGDWMCHRCNVRRKKREQKAERTNGLLERERLLSKRSSPAAELERGTTTITTTTLRLDRLPPGVGAAGPGLRVAAVHLERLERLERRASSRPGTPTSNTSSTDTDTPSEEQNEADEEMAKAEEEVEAQGSESEQATTTPTPTPRLLKRPFQLLIAAAMERNPSQFQLPNELTCTTALPGSSKRRRKEELIMKTFRRPQHEMDPNGLVPLPVRVCFSCTRSCRMAPLVQCDYCPLLFHMDCLDPPLTAMPTGRWMCPNHMEHLVLNQRSLSLTSRCQLLDQFQDRISQHAVKVGFLRRVHRQNPPVRSGVHHKTKALKVPDAIKSQYKNPPAILAPAGVRNGELICNGVPSQDCSPQHFTSQAEQQEWLRDVISLQCSIMRHLSGKQKSSSDWHSEQTNKEQKDIKPCVALEENSSLPLAERTASALPAPCSKPCSTSDGPQGAQVLKGLSQGQESCSCPVRPCQNCLKCRKPNGPLTEQPVQANGPVVCNTASEACKQTELQLHRLTPPAPLPTSALGLPNHLRGGLEVKTGKGSHLESCTQKGCPPSSLTCAATGQDIKSQAHGTPPGMAGTQANPLSCCSELKLCPTPTPGVHVFTPPRAIKDSSTARQPTTTPPGFSPGTDLKGSSMFPSSLFPLIADLSGGMKAVMEGDGEIELSKLDEELVKLLAWQRIQQLFPHKAPPVPQGSCVTASPLPTTTVALKPQSPAPCTEEEQKVQARATFYPLMGKGGAINMSYRTLYIGAGADMDVCLTNYGHCNYVSGKHACIFYDGNTKHYELLNYSEHGTTVDNVLYSCDFSEKASPSPVSGLVSKVQGIVRHCKMREQEEGAEAVPSPRTGLIPSGGVMSCQPQGGPRSSCNCKASSSSLIGGSGAGWEGTALLHHGSYIKLGCMQFVFSIVEFASKQSKEEGNTGTANTTPANTTPNQEGADKQTIKLHQLQLCAKAQTLPFSSIPSQT, from the exons ATGTGGGACAAAATGGAGACTCCAACGATTGTGTACGACTTGGATACCTCTGGGGGTTTAATGGAG CAAATTCAAACACTGCTCGCACCACCCAAGTCAGAGGATGGCGAAAAGAGGAGTCGGAGGAGTGAAAGGGACGTTCGGAGAAAGAGCAGGGCCACCAACCACGATACCTGTGATAGTTGTCATGAGGGAGGGGACCTTCTGTGTTGTGACCATTGTCCAGCCGCCTTCCATCTACAATGCTG TAACCCACCATTGAGTGAAGAAATGCTGCCCCCTGGTGACTGGATGTGTCATCGCTGCAATGTCCGTAGAAAG AAGCGGGAGCAGAAGGCTGAGCGGACAAATGGCctgctggagagggagaggctcCTCTCCAAGCGCTCCTCCCCTGCAGCTGAACTGGAGCGGGGTACCACCACTATTACCACCACCACGCTGCGTCTGGACAGGCTACCACCCGGGGTCGGAGCAGCTGGACCCGGCCTGCGGGTGGCTGCCGTGCATCTCGAGCGTCTGGAGCGCCTTGAGCGGCGTGCCAGCAGCCGTCCTGGCACTCCCACTTCCAACACCTCTTCCACGGACACGGACACCCCCTCGGAGGAGCAGAACGAGGCAGACGAGGAGATGGCCAaggcagaggaggaggtggaggcccAGGGCTCAGAATCTGAGCAAGCCACCACTACCCCTACCCCCACACCACGGCTCCTCAAGAGGCCCTTCCAGCTGCTCATCGCCGCCGCCATGGAGCGGAACCCCTCGCAGTTCCAGCTGCCCAACGAACTCACCTGCACCACAGCACTGCCAGGCAGCAGTAAacggaggaggaaagaggagctgATCATGAAGACTTTCAGAAGGCCACAGCATGAGATGGACCCCAACGGCCTCGTTCCTCTGCCAGTCAGGGTGTGCTTCTCCTGCACCAG GAGCTGCAGAATGGCGCCCCTGGTTCAGTGTGACTATTGCCCCCTGCTCTTCCACATGGACTGCCTGGACCCCCCACTTACTGCCATGCCCACAGGCAGGTGGATGTGCCCCAACCATATGGAGCACTTGGTG CTGAACCAGAGGAGCCTGTCCCTTACCAGTCGCTGCCAGCTCTTAGACCAGTTCCAGGATAGGATATCCCAGCATGCCGTCAAGGTGGGCTTCCTGCGACGGGTCCACCGACAGAACCCCCCTGTCCGCAGCGGTGTCCACCACAAAACGAAGGCGCTCAAG GTGCCTGACGCTATTAAATCCCAGTACAAGAACCCCCCGGCCATTTTGGCTCCTGCAGGGGTGCGTAACGGGGAGCTGATCTGTAATGGTGTCCCATCCCAGGACTGCTCCCCTCAGCATTTTACCAGCCAGGCGGAGCAACAGGAG TGGCTTCGAGACGTCATCTCGCTGCAGTGCAGCATCATGCGACATTTATCTGGCAAGCAGAAGTCCTCGTCAGACTGGCACTCTGAACAGACAAACAAGGAACAGAAAGACATTAAGCCCTGTGTAGCCCTAGAGGAGAACAGCTCTCTGCCCCTTGCAGAAAGGACAGCTTCAGCCCTGCCTGCCCCCTGCTCTAAGCCCTGCAGTACATCTGATGGCCCCCAGGGGGCCCAGGTACTGAAGGGTCTCTCGCAAGGCCAGGAGAGCTGCAGCTGCCCGGTGAGGCCCTGTCAGAACTGTCTAAAGTGCAGGAAACCCAACGGGCCCCTGACTGAGCAGCCTGTGCAAGCCAACGGACCGGTAGTGTGTAACACTGCCTCTGAGGCCTGCAAACAGACAGAGCTCCAGCTGCACAGACTCACCCCCCCAGCCCCACTCCCAACCTCTGCTCTGGGGCTGCCAAACCACCTGAGAGGAGGGCTGGAGGTTAAAACTGGGAAGGGCAGCCACCTAGAGTCTTGCACCCAGAAAGGTTGTCCACCTTCCTCTTTGACGTGTGCAGCCACAGGGCAGGACATAAAGAGCCAGGCCCACGGGACTCCTCCAGGCATGGCAGGGACTCAGGCCAACCCTCTGAGCTGCTGCAGTGAGCTGAAGCTctgccccacccccaccccaggtGTCCATGTCTTCACCCCACCCAGAGCCATCAAAGACTCCAGCACAGCAAGACAGCCTACCACCACACCTCCCGGTTTCTCCCCAGGGACAGATCTTAAGGGCAGCTCCATGTTCCCCAGCTCTCTCTTCCCCTTAATAGCAGACCTGTCTGGTGGCATGAAGGCTGTGATGGAAGGGGATGGAG AGATCGAACTGAGTAAACTGGATGAGGAGTTGGTCAAACTCCTGGCCTGGCAGAGGATACAGCAGCTGTTCCCCCACAAAGCACCCCCAGTCCCCCAAGGCAGCTGTGTAACCGCTTCCCCTCTTCCCACCACCACCGTCGCCCTCAAACCTCAATCTCCCGCGCCGTGCACAGAGG AAGAACAGAAGGTGCAGGCGAGAGCAACGTTCTATCCActcatggggaagggaggagccATCAACATGTCTTATAGGACCCTGTACATAGGAGCTG GTGCTGACATGGATGTGTGCCTTACAAACTATGGTCATTGTAATTATGTATCTGGAAAACACGCCTGCATCTTTTATGACGGG AACACCAAGCACTACGAGCTGCTCAACTACAGTGAGCATGGGACCACGGTGGACAATGTACTCTACTCCTGTGACTTCTCTGAGAAGGCATCCCCCAGCCCGGTTAGTGGCCTGGTCTCCAAAGTGCAGGGCATTGTCC GCCATTGTAAgatgagagagcaggaggagggggcTGAGGCAGTACCCAGCCCCAGGACTGGCCTGATTCCATCAGGGGGAGTGATGAGTTGCCAGCCCCAGGGAGGACCCAGG agctcctgcAACTGCAAAGCCAGCAGTTCCAGCCTGATCGGTGGCAGTGGGGCCGGCTGGGAGGGCACAGCGCTGCTCCACCATGGCAGCTACATCAAACTGGGCTGCATGCAGTTTGTCTTCAGCATTGTTGAGTTCGCCAGTAAGCAGTCCAAAGAAGAGGGAAACACTGGCACTGCCAATACCACCCCCGCCAATACCACCCCCAACCAAGAGGGGGCAGACAAACAGACTATCAAACTCCACCAATTGCAACTCTGTGCCAAAGCCCAAACTCTCCCTTTCTCATCTATTCCCAGTCAAACCTAA